The following nucleotide sequence is from Halictus rubicundus isolate RS-2024b chromosome 7, iyHalRubi1_principal, whole genome shotgun sequence.
TTATTTACAACTACAACATAAAGAACGCATATCTAACTGTGCAATACTATCACGCGTGAGAGattaatttgtaaattaaaAGATACTTTATGAGTCACATTGAATGATCTGATTACAAAGGAAAGATAACAACGTTGAATAAGTTCGAATAATGCTTAAAACCAGAAAAGCTTGAACAGTCTTGCGAAAGTTCAGACACAAGTTGcaagattttatattttatattttttaaattataattctGTTTAACATATCTCAAATAATTTACATGTGTTCATCTCTTTAAGTTTGctcaaaatttttattattttatgattaataataaatcaatagaTCACTTTTatgatttatatattttataatgtttatATTACAACTGAAGTACATATCATTACTAGTATAAGTTAacgtttataaaaaatttttataattaaaattaaaatatgtttatttcgATGTATTAGAGATGCTATAAATGCTTAAAACCCAcacacaattattaaaaaattttgtatgtAGGGatttacatacatatttatataactTTGTTTACAAAACATGCATGCGTGTTAATTATCTTTATATTGGTGTATTATTCCGTAAATGACATATatacacatgtatgtatatgcaTACAAATATAGCTCATGTGTGACTAAACATAGGCAATTCaaagaagaaatagaaaaaatatatgtatttaatgTAACATGTTTCCATTTCTGCAGATACCATGTTTCATTATCTACAACGTTTCGAGTAAATGTGTTTACAAACTTCAttatgcaatttaaaaatattaaataatcatGGTATTTACCTATAAATTAGCATGTATACAAAattctttcattcttttttgTATTGGTCGATGATAGGTGGCGCGACTTTCAATACAATAAAATGGCCGAAAACTGATTTTTCTACGCGGACGCGAATTCTAAAGATTTTTAACGTTTACATATGAATGAGTAACGTGTTAAGTGAAAAACAATAATGTGTTGAAAAAATAACAATCGTATCAGTGCAAGTCGTTGCTGATTTTAATTACATTAATCGGGATTGGTTTACATTGCGTGAGAGATTTGTGTATTCTCTGACGTAGAAACGTCCAGCAAAATTTCTGATGGTTTTTCTGAAGAATTTGCGTTTAAATGAGTGCTAAAAGGCAACACAAGTGTGTTTTGTGTGACTCAAAATTGGAATCCAAGGAAGCCTTACAGGCACATTTTAGGTACAAGCAGAaactattatttttcattttatttgtaaGCAATTAATCGACTATAAacttttcatacattttataaaaTCTATATTTCGTGTTTCATTTCTATATGTAATTTAAGATATTTACGTGCATTCAGCAAGAatgtttttaaccctttgcggtcggaAGGCGACTCTCAGTCGCCACGGCGTTTCGCGCGACAGGTCGGATGACGAGTGAGAGGCGCCAATCGGTGTTTATGTTAGATTACGTTAGCTCCAAGCTATAGGAACGCAGCATTGGTACTTGGAAAGGTTCCTTAGCTGTTTATATTCTTTCGTATTTAGTATTAAATGACACATCTTAACGGATCGTGGCGGAAGCATCGGGAAAAGTTGTATAAAGTGATTTTGTTCGAACCCCGACAAAAATGGATATTAGGAGCGAAATCAGTTCTAGCGAAGATGAATTTCGTTTTGAAATACTCCAGGACGAACTCAATTGCATTGATCAAGAGATTAATGAAGACTGTGAAAGCAGTGATGAAGATGATGATGTGGTCTTGGGtgtaaggaaacgaaaaataagGATAATAGACAGCGAATCTGAAGATGACAGTGATGCCTCACACACCTTTGATGAATCGGGATGGACACTTTGTGACGAGTCTACAGATATACCACCCAGGATAAATTTCATTCCCGGCGAAAGACCTGCAGGGCCACAGGTACCCTCGAGCGTTGTAGAGCCTCTTGATTTTTTCAAGTTATTTTTTACCGACGAGCTAGTGGATCAGGTAGTAGCAGACACAAACCGCTATGCTGAAAGAAAGTTAGAGGAAATAGCGTTATCCTCGCGATCAATGTGGCACACGTGGTATAATGTCACGAATGCAGAATTTTTGGCGTTTATCGCAGTTATAGTAAATATGGGGACAATAACAGCGGCCAATTTGAAGGAATATTGGTCAATAGATCCTACAACTCATATTCCATTTTACCCGAATACATTTTCGAGAGATCGGTTTACCCAAATTTTTTGGATGCTACATGCAGAGATAGTTTCAGCGCAAGGTAGCAACACCAGAACACGTTCGCAACTGATAACTGGCTACCTTGATTACATAAACTCTAgacttttgaatcatttcacACCGGACAAAGAAATTTGTGTTGATGAATCTGTCGTCAAACTCAAAGGACGGGTTTCATTTATTACATATAACCCAAAAAAACCGACTAAATGGGACATCCGAATATATACACTGGCAGATTCTGATACGGGATATATTTGCGGAATTCTACCGTATTATGGCAGCCTTACAACACAAAAATTGATAAGACCGGACCTTCCAGTTTCAACAAGAATTCCGTTGCATTTATACACAATGCTGTTGAATAGAGTTCCAGGTGCGCAGGGACATCACATGTTTACCGACCGGTATTACACCAGCTATATCTTGGCGATCGAATTACGTAAACTGAAGTGCCATTTGACTGGGACAATCATGCCTAATACAAAACATTTGCCAGATGCAATTAGAAAAACACAACTtccaaaagaaaaatcgatggTAGCTTACcgcaaaattaataattttgttgtagCGTGGAAAGATAAGCGAATTGTTACGCTATTCACAAATTTTCATAATGCGGCGATGGGTAACGTAGAACGAACACTCCGCCATGGTGTTCAAACTGTTGTTAGAAAGCCCGATGTTGtcgtaaattatataaaattcatGGGCGGCGTTGACCTAGCGGATCAGTATGCCTCGACCTACTGCTTTATGCGAAAATCATTGAAGTGGTGGcgcaaattatttttttggggaTTAGAAATTTCCTTAATCAATTCCTATATTCTCTACAAATTAGTCAAAAAGCAGAGAAACGAGCGGCCACTTAACCACTTACAATTCCGGAAAATCTTAGTGAAGCAGTTGAAAGGAGATTTTCGACAGCAGCGACGACCTTCAACATCGACCTACATCTCGGATGAGATTCGGCTCAATGGAAAACTTCACGTAATGCGTTCTGGTAAAAAAACTGATTGTAAAGTTTGTTCCAAACGAAACAAACCAGGTGGAAGACGCGAGACCACTTACTACTGTGATACATGTCCAGAAAAACCAAGAATGCATCTTGGTCAATGTTTTCTAAATTACCATAccaaagaaaaatacagaaattaAGTTTGCGAAATTACATTGTTAAAggtgtaaatatatataaactCTTAAAATATAACGTTTTTGTAAGATAATTTATGTATAAGATCATTTTATTTGTACCTGTAAGGCGCCCGACACCTTCGCGAAAATCGCTCCGACCTGCCACCTCGCTCGGCCGAAAAAGCCgccgaccgcaaagggttaaaaacgtTAAACTGCATTACCGATGGAGTTCAATTATTCGCGCTGTTCTCTCATTCCATTTTTACATTCAAATATAATTACAGATTTCttacaaaataatgtttaataatACCGGCAAATGCTTTTTAAAAGATAAGTAAAGAAGAATTTATAAAACTGTTAATTTCAAATTGTTTTCGCAAttctttaaattatttgaaaaattttaaataagtttcaaattatttattgaAGTAATTAAcagaattataaatataattgcTTAAGTATCAATGCAGTTTTAACAGTTTTtcaatactaataataattatggtattaaatattaatgtttagggtaattttataaaatatactttttaacgaaaaaaacTCTGTTTTTAGTAATAATATTGTATATGAAATTTATGAAGGCTTTATACCCACTTGATTGTATTTATGTTTAGTCTACCATAAACCGATTATTATATTCTCTGATACTATAATCCATCTATGTACAACTAATTTAAAATACATTCTATTATAAGTGTGGATATTACTTTTAATTTTCATACAGGATTTATATGTCATAATTCTATATTATTTCCAATATATTTAATCATACTACTGCATTTGAAGTAAACTGTCTTCTGATGTAGATTCTAATTGTAACATGATATGACTAAGataatttattgtatttttcatatagttttattcaatatttgaacCCTTATATTACagttattttacattatttatagAAATTAATTAACAATGTCTATTTTATTCATGTTGTAATTAAAGATATATGTTATAgtattcaaatttttgtttttataataCCTGAAATTTTTACTCAATTATTAGttttagaaaaaattaattcataaatgtaacaatatttgagaaataaaaaattgtattccatATTAAGTGTTAAATACTTTATACAGAAAGCATGCCAACAAAGAAATAGATACACGTGGCAGACCTGTGAAAACTAATAAAAATGCTGATACTCAATGTGATATGTGTGGACAAGCATTCGAATCAATTACAGCCACAATAAGGCATAGATTTAAAGTCCATCCTAATTCACCAGCAAAATTTTATTGTCATTACTGTGGAATGCAGTTTCCTCTAAAAGTATGTTTTCTCGTTGACTGTAAttgtattcattttttaattcactaaagtaattatattttttaatagacaCATAGAGATAGTCATCAAGCATCGCACGATTCATCTGAAAGTGAGAGGAAAGAGCAACATAAAAAATGTGAAGACTGTgatgtattattttataatgagaaagcATTAGACTATCACTATCGTTCTATACATAAAAGGTAAaatgatatatgtatatatatatatatgtatgtttgTGACCAATAATCATAATgtataatttgtttatattcatATTCTACAAAAGTTTAATTTACAGAATGGTCCATCTTTTTCAACCAATTGCAACACCACCGCCTAGCAATAAAATCAAAGTGAATTCTATGAATGATGCTCTTAGTGTATATTACTGTCATTTATGTGGAGCAGAGTAtgttataaaattcaatttacaaCAACATCTGGAGCGAGCTCATACACAAGTAAAATAATGCATATAAATCATTAGAAAGTTTTGTTATTATATTTCTCTatgatgagtagactgcggattttatgcatttatgacaaaaatgagttgaCGCAATTTAAAACATTACAAGAATCGTTAAAGAAAGAACATTTTATTTAGCTTCTATTTTTAACAATTGAtgcatagaatttttattttacataaagattcgTACTCTGATGATGAGAAATAGATGTACATACAGCGGAACCCCGTTTATCCTGCTCAAATGGAACAGGGCCCGATCCGGATAATCCGTAATATTTGTTAACATACATAACACAAATACATTTTATGTATTCTATTTACTGTACAATTTATATGTATaccttgaaaataatattggtaGTATGAAGCAAAAGACATATACATACACTATaagtttaatttaattagaatGTTGTAAAGAAGTTTGTGAGTTTCTTTTGTGTCAGATTTGAGTGACGTTTACATGCTGCACGGTCTCGT
It contains:
- the LOC143355955 gene encoding uncharacterized protein LOC143355955, giving the protein MSAKRQHKCVLCDSKLESKEALQAHFRKHANKEIDTRGRPVKTNKNADTQCDMCGQAFESITATIRHRFKVHPNSPAKFYCHYCGMQFPLKTHRDSHQASHDSSESERKEQHKKCEDCDVLFYNEKALDYHYRSIHKRMVHLFQPIATPPPSNKIKVNSMNDALSVYYCHLCGAEYVIKFNLQQHLERAHTQEEREAVPEDLIKCTVCAALFCSKKAYEVHNSYHQPDDLYVTSEEQRLQTVTKVDQDFDIRRVEGVADKYLPKMNTPKRPYNSCRQTKKTLKVDVNETENYLSSDDDPTVANESSDSESDLPLKQRICS